Genomic segment of Rubrivirga sp. SAORIC476:
ACGGCACCGAGTACGTGATGCACCTCCGGCCGGGGACCGACGGGCGGCTGTCGCTCCCGCCGCTGCCGTGGGCCAACGTGATCGCCAACGAGCACGGCGGCTTCCTCGTCACCGAGCGCGGCGCGGCGTCGACGTGGAGCGCCAACAGCCGCGAGAACCGCGTCACGCCGTGGGGCAACGACCCCGTCGAAGACCCCGGCGAGGCGCTCCACCTGCAGGACCTCGACGCCGGAACGCTGTGGTCGCCCACGGGCGGGCCGACCCCCGCCGCCGCGCCGGTCGAGGTGCGCCACGGCTTCGGCTACTCGACCTGGCGAACGGTGGTCGAGGGCATCGCGCAGCATACGACGATGTCGATCGCGCCCGACGCGAGCGCGAAGCTGACCGTCCTCCGCCTCACCAACGTCGGAGACACGCCGCGCCGACTCGCCGTGACGGCGAGCGCGCAGCTGACGCTCGGTCCGCGCGAGACGCCGCGGGACGTCGTGACCGCCCGCGTCGGGGAGGTCCTGACGGCCCGTAACACAGCCCGGGGCGAGTTCTCGGACCGCGTTGCCGTCGCCCGCGCCGTGGCGCCGGAGGGCGCCGAGGTCTCGCTCACCGCCGACCGGGCCGCCTTCCTCGGCCGGTTCGGGACGCCCGAGGCGCCTCGCGCACTGGTGGCAGGCGGGGCGTTGGACGGGGCCGTCGGCCCCGGCCTCGACGCGGCCGTGCACCGGGTCGCGCTGACGCTCGCCCCTGGCGAAACCCAGGAGGTCGCGTTCGTGCTCGGCGAGGCCGCCGACCCGACCGAGGCGGATGCGCTGGCCGCCCGGTTCGCCCATCTCGGTGCCGTCGCCGACGCCATCGCCGAGACGCGCGCCTTCTGGACGGAGACGACGGGCGCGCTCCAGATCCAGACGCCCGACCCGGCGCTCGACCTGATGGTCAACGGCTGGCTGCTCTACCAGAACCTCTCCTGCCGCCTCTGGGGGCGGACGGCGTTCTACCAGAGCGGCGGCGCGTACGGCTACCGCGACCAACTCCAGGACACGTCGGCGCTCGTCTACGCGCGGCCGGACCTCACGCGCGCCCAGATCCTCCGCAACGCCGCCCACCAGTTCGAGGAGGGCGACGTGCTCCACTGGTGGCACCCGCCGCTGTCGAAGGGCATCCGCACGCGCTTCGCCGACGACCTGCTCTGGCTCCCGCTCCTCGCCTCGGCCTACGCCGAGACGACCGGCGACGACGGCGTGTTCGACGAGGAGGTCCGCTTCCTCACCGCCCCGCTGCTCGAAGAGGGCCAGGACGAGGTCTTCCTCCAGCCCACCGAGGCGGGCACCTCGGCGAGCGTCTACGAGCACGCCGCGCGCACCATCGACCGGTCGCTGGCGGTCGGCGTCCACGGCCTGCCGCTGATGGGGACCGGCGACTGGAACGACGGCATGAACCGGGTCGGCCGCGAGGGACGGGGAGAGAGCGTCTGGATGGGCTTCTTCCTGGCCTCCGCGCTCGACGCCTTCCTGCCGCACGTCGAGGCCCGCGGCGACGCCGACCGCGCCGCGCGCTACCGCCAGCACCGCGCCCACCTCCAGTCTGCGCTCAACGCCGACGGCTGGGACGGCGACTGGTACCGCCGCGCGTTCTACGACAACGGCGCCGTGATGGGCTCGGCCGAGAGCGACGAGTGCCAGATCGACGCGCTCGCGCAGGCCTGGGCCGTCCTCTCGGGTGTCGCGCCCGCCGACCGGGCCGCCCAGGCGCTCGACGCGATGGAGGCGCGGCTCGTGGACGAGGACGCGGGCATCCTGCGCCTGCTCGCGCCCGCCTTCGACGTGACGCCCAACGACCCGGGGTACATCAAGGGCTACGTGCCGGGCGTCCGCGAGAACGGCGGCCAGTACACGCACGCGGCGCTGTGGGCCGTCCGTGCGCTCGCCGAGGCGGGGCGCTGCGAGCGCGCGGCGCCGTTGCTGGGGATGCTCTCGCCCGTGCGCCACGGCGACTCGCCCGAGGCCGTCGCCGTCTACAAGACCGAGCCCTACGTGATCGCGGCCGACGTGTACGGCGTCGCCCCCCACGTCGGCCGCGGGGGGTGGACGTGGTACACCGGCTCGGCCGGGTGGATGCTACGTGTGGCTGTCGAGTCGGTGCTCGGCTTCGGCCTCGACCGCGGCGAGGCGATCACCCTCGCCCCCTGCATCCCGGCCGACTGGCCCGGCTTCGCGATCCGCTACCGCCTGCCCGACGGATCGGGGACGGTCTACACGATCACCGTCCAGCGCGGCGAGACGCCCGGCCTCACCCTCGACGGCGCGACCCTGCCCGTCCCGCACACGGGATGGCGGGTGCCGCTGGTCCGCGACGGCGCCGTGCACGAGGTCCAGTTGACGATCTGAGTTCGGTAGGGGCACACCGCCGGTGCGCTCCTACGCCTCTCCTCACGCATGCGGCTTCTCGTCCTCCTGCTCTTCCTCGTGGGCTGCACTGCCGCGCCGCCCGCCCCGGCGCCGACGGTCGACGTCGTCACGCTCAACCTCTGGAACGACCAGGCCGACTGGCCCGCGCGCCTCGGCGTCATCGCGGACACGCTCGGCGCGCTCCGCCCAGACGTGATCGTGCTCCAGGAGGTGCTGCAGGACTCGGCGAAGGGGCTCGCGAACCAGGCCGAGACGCTGGGCGACCGCCTCGGCTATGCGGTCGTGTTCGCTTCCGTCGACGGCCCCGATCGGGCGAAGCGCTACGGCAACGCGATCCTGAGCCGTCACCCGGTCCTCGACACCAACTGGGTCCGCCTTCGCCCGCTGACCGACTACCGCGTCGCCGCCCACGCCCGGCTCGACATCGGGGGCCGACCGCTCGATGTGGTCGCGACCCACCTTCACCACACGATGGAGGGCGGTGCGATCCGCGCGGAGCAGGTCGCCGACCTCCTCGCGCTCCTCGACCAGACCGCCGGCGCGCGCTGGGTCGTCGCGGGCGACTTCAACGCGCCCGCCCACGCGCCCGAGCTGTCGCCGCTGGCCGACCGCGCCGCCGACGCCTTCGGCACCCTCCACCCCGGCGCCGCGGTGTCGACGCTGGTGGAAGCGCTCGGCCACACGCCGCGGCGCATCGACCACGTGCTCGCGGGCCCCGGCCTCACGCCCGAGGCCGCCCGTCTCGTGCTGGCGGAGCCCGTCGGGGGCGTGCAGCCGTCCGACCACCGGGGCGTCTCGGTGCGGCTGCGGTGGCCGTAGGCCCGCCTCGGCGCGAAGGCGAGGAGGCAGGCCGGGGGCACGCACCGCCCGGCTACGGGCTCGGGCGGTCGTGCATCGCCTCCCACGCGAACTGCTCCTCGACGTCTGTGAAGAGCGAATCCCACAGCGCATACGATCCCGTGTCGGAGGGGTCCTCTTCTCTGAGTGCCGTGCTCCCGACGACCTGGAGGGACTCCGCGTAGAGGCCGTGATCATGCGCGGCGATCCAGTAGAGCGACGCGTTTCCCTTCCAGAGGTGGTGGGTCAGGTGGAGCCAGTCGCGCCGCTCGAACACGCCGGGCTCGGGCGCGGATGGCGCGTGGTAGCGGAGGACGCCGATGAGGTTGTCGCCCTCCTTGGAGCGTCGCGCCGCCAGCACGACGGCGGCTCCGAACGCCCCGTCGTCGAGCCGGAGGGACAGGCAGTCTCCGGCCGCATAGACCGCATCGCGGAGACGGCGCCCCTGGCGGGAGCGCGGCGCCTCGGCTGGAATGCGGATCCGGGCCAGAAACGCCTCCAGCGCCCGTTCGCGCGGTCGCAGGTGCGCCGGTCCCGCCTCGTGCCACCGGTCGAGACCGCGCCCGCTGGCGACGATGTCCTCGACCTCGGCGAGGACGGCCGGGTCGAGCGCGCCGCATTCCCACTGGGCCTGGGCCAACGCGAGCCAGAAGACGGGGCCCTCGTCCAGGTCGCTCCGCGGCTCAGCGTAGGTTCGGTGCAACGCGCGGGTGATGGCGGCGACCGTCTCGCCCGCGTCGTAGCGGGCGAGGAAGTCGCTGTGAACGTCCGCCGCCAAGTCGTCGGAGAGGATCTCGGGTCCCCAGGTGCCCATTCGTCTCGGAAGGGTGTTGTGGAACGCGGGGCAACGTAGCTATGGACTGGGGGGGCGGCCGATGTTACCCGGCGATGTCGGCCTCGTCCCACGTGCCGTCCGCCGCGCGGTCGACCAGGATGGCGTGGCCCCAAAACAGGTCGCCATCCTCGAACGAGAACGTCACCACGCCGTCGGGGGCGAGCCCGACCGACTCCAGGCGCAGCTTCGCCCGGAAGCTCTCGGCCGTCTCCGCCCCCTCGCCGTCGTCCTCGTCGAGCCACTCCTCGTTCTTGAGCGCCAGCAGGTCGGCGACGGCCTGCGCCTCGGCATCCTCGCGGAGCCGGTCGAGGTCGGCCACGACGGCCGCGAGGGCGTCGAAGGCGGGCGGCCCCTCGTCACACGACAGGGTGAGGGCGACGGGCAGGCCGCGCGACTCCGTCTGGCCCTGGTACCAATGGAGGTCGGGGTCGTAGGTCATCCGTCCCAGGACGGGGTGGTCGACGGGGGAGGTCATGGCGTCAGGCATTCGAGGAGGCGGCTTCCTGCAGCGACGACGCCGTCTGGTGCGCCGACGCCACCACCGCCTCCGTCGTCGGGATGCGGGGCGCGTCCGCGAGGCAGGCGCCGTTTGAGTCGATCACCTCGCGGTAGAAGGCCGCGCTCTGCTTGGGCGTCCGCGCGAGCGTCTCGAAGTCCACGTGGACGAGGCCGAAGCGCTTCGTCGTGCCCTGGCTCCACTCGACGTTGTCCAGCAGCGACCACGCGAAGTAGCCCCGCACGTCCACGCCCGCTGCGATGGCGTCGCGGACCGCGAGCAGGTGGTCGTGCAGGTACGCGATCCGCATCGGGTCGGAGACCTCGCCGCCGACCACCTGCGGCGGGTCGTAGAACGACGCCCCGTTCTCGGTCACGTACTGCGGGATGTCGCCGTAGCGGTCGC
This window contains:
- a CDS encoding GH36-type glycosyl hydrolase domain-containing protein; this translates as MELAVSTRFTTADLARPVSPMLLLGGGGLTAALSAAGTGVVTSGGSDLTRWRADRVEDADGLALFLRDLDTGHVWTAGWRPGDEAYEARFGVGTVEIVRQDAGVETRLCLAVAPEGALVGRLQLRSLDGRARRIEVTTLAEVVLHDRSADASHPAFSKLFVQTERLDDRPVLLAKRRPRTPEDPSVWLGHWLDDAAAAVSWETDRLRCVGRGRRRTDPAMMDASGDLGGTVGAVLDPVVALRTVVAVSAEGVATRAFGLAGGASREAVSAHAGALGDLGAVDLALRAASDAEQARRDCLGLDDAAADAAQSLIGPLLMGDPSLWAPAALRAAATDGDALPIDGAGPLVVVRVRTEAGVGAVRHLAAWQRYWADLGLPVRLLAVADDPDALAEEGGPVVGADREAQAARLADVWADDALPVASAKPAMLAEGTRPAVPTGDLALDDADLREFNGTGGFSADGTEYVMHLRPGTDGRLSLPPLPWANVIANEHGGFLVTERGAASTWSANSRENRVTPWGNDPVEDPGEALHLQDLDAGTLWSPTGGPTPAAAPVEVRHGFGYSTWRTVVEGIAQHTTMSIAPDASAKLTVLRLTNVGDTPRRLAVTASAQLTLGPRETPRDVVTARVGEVLTARNTARGEFSDRVAVARAVAPEGAEVSLTADRAAFLGRFGTPEAPRALVAGGALDGAVGPGLDAAVHRVALTLAPGETQEVAFVLGEAADPTEADALAARFAHLGAVADAIAETRAFWTETTGALQIQTPDPALDLMVNGWLLYQNLSCRLWGRTAFYQSGGAYGYRDQLQDTSALVYARPDLTRAQILRNAAHQFEEGDVLHWWHPPLSKGIRTRFADDLLWLPLLASAYAETTGDDGVFDEEVRFLTAPLLEEGQDEVFLQPTEAGTSASVYEHAARTIDRSLAVGVHGLPLMGTGDWNDGMNRVGREGRGESVWMGFFLASALDAFLPHVEARGDADRAARYRQHRAHLQSALNADGWDGDWYRRAFYDNGAVMGSAESDECQIDALAQAWAVLSGVAPADRAAQALDAMEARLVDEDAGILRLLAPAFDVTPNDPGYIKGYVPGVRENGGQYTHAALWAVRALAEAGRCERAAPLLGMLSPVRHGDSPEAVAVYKTEPYVIAADVYGVAPHVGRGGWTWYTGSAGWMLRVAVESVLGFGLDRGEAITLAPCIPADWPGFAIRYRLPDGSGTVYTITVQRGETPGLTLDGATLPVPHTGWRVPLVRDGAVHEVQLTI
- a CDS encoding endonuclease/exonuclease/phosphatase family protein — its product is MRLLVLLLFLVGCTAAPPAPAPTVDVVTLNLWNDQADWPARLGVIADTLGALRPDVIVLQEVLQDSAKGLANQAETLGDRLGYAVVFASVDGPDRAKRYGNAILSRHPVLDTNWVRLRPLTDYRVAAHARLDIGGRPLDVVATHLHHTMEGGAIRAEQVADLLALLDQTAGARWVVAGDFNAPAHAPELSPLADRAADAFGTLHPGAAVSTLVEALGHTPRRIDHVLAGPGLTPEAARLVLAEPVGGVQPSDHRGVSVRLRWP
- a CDS encoding DUF2262 domain-containing protein, with product MTSPVDHPVLGRMTYDPDLHWYQGQTESRGLPVALTLSCDEGPPAFDALAAVVADLDRLREDAEAQAVADLLALKNEEWLDEDDGEGAETAESFRAKLRLESVGLAPDGVVTFSFEDGDLFWGHAILVDRAADGTWDEADIAG